CCGTTGCAGCGTCTGGCCGATCAGGCGGTAAACCAGTGTGTGGGTGGGAAAGGCATTAATCTGTTGATGAGTGCGTTGCAAAATCGTCTGGTTAACCACGGTTATGTGACTGCCCGTGTATTAGCACCCTCACAAGATCTGAAAAGCGGTACGCTGAAGCTGGTGGTGATGGCGGGCAAAGTCGGCAACATTACGCTGTCGCCAGACAGCGATCGCTATATTCAACTTTATAGCGCATTACCTGTACGTGAGGGCAAACTGCTCGATTTACGTGATATTGAGCAGGGGCTGGAGAATTTGCAGCGCGTGCCGACAGCACAGGCTGATATGCAACTGGTACCGGGAGAGAAGCCAGGAGAAAGCGACATCGTCGTGAGTTATAAACAAGCGAAGCACTGGCGTCTCGGAGCATCAGTGGATGATTCCGGCACCAAAAGCACAGGGCGCTATCAAGGGGGCCTGACGCTTTTCCTCGATAACCCATTCTCACTGAGTGACACACTTTATCTCTACGGCGGACACGATCTACAAGGGCTTGGTAGCAAAGGCAGCAAGAGCTACGTCGCACATTATTCTGTGCCATTTGGTTACTGGCAGGCTGGCATGACCGCCAGCGGTTACGACTATCACCAGACGATTGCGGGATTAAACGAAAACTATACCTACAGTGGTGAAAGCGAGAGCCTCAACTTTCAGCTTAGCCGGGTATTGCACCGCAGCGGCAGTCAGAAAACGTCGGTCAGCTATGAAGTCATGACGCGCGAATCACGTAACTTCATTAATGATACTGAAATTGAGGTGCAACGTCGGCAAACGGCGGGATGGCGTCTGGGCTTACAGCACCGTCACTATATTTCTCAGGCCACGTTGGATGCCGCCGTCAGCTATCAGCGTGGCACCCGCTGGTTCGGTGCGCAGCCCATTCCTGAAGAAGCTAATGATGAAGGAACCGGGCTGTCAAAAATCATTCAGTTTTCCTCCGAGCTGGATGTGCCATTTGCGGTGTTTGATGAAGCGTTCCGCTACAACGTGCAATACCGCCGCCAGCTCGCTAACACTCGTCTGACAGCACAGGATCAGTTCTCCATCGGTAACCGCTGGACGGTACGCGGCTTTGACGGTGAGCTCACGCTCAGCGCCGATGATGGCTGGCTGGTGCGCAATGAGCTGGCCTGGCGCACGCCGCTCCAGAATCAGGAACTGTATCTGGGCGTAGATTACGGTGAGATCAGTAACAACAGTAAAGACACGCTAATTGGTAACCATCTGGCAGGTGGCGTAATTGGAGTACGTGGCAACGTACTGAATACGGGCTATGACTTGTTTGCTGGCATTCCGCTTTCCAAGCCTGATGGCTTTGAAACCAGCCCGGCAGTATTCGGCTTTAGCCTGAATTGGCAGTACTGACGTGTCCGTTGGATGCCCTGATCGTCACCCCTGTTTGTTGAAAAACTTCTTTCTTTGAATGGATAACGAGAATGAATAAGCACCTGTATCGCATCGTTTTTAACCGCGCTCGCGGCGTTTTGATGGTGGTTTCTGAATTGTGCCGCGGCTGCGTCAAAGATTCCGCCTCGTCTGGCCTTGGGCCAACGTTGAGCCAGATAACAGGGCGACTTTCCCCACTGACATTCCTATTGCTGGGTGTGATGGGGTTTGTCACGCTTGTGCCTGCGGTACAGGCGAACATTGTGGCGGATGGCAACGCACCTGGTAACCAGAAGCCCACGATATTACAAACGGCAAACGGGACACCGCAGGTTAATATTCAAACGCCAAGTGCAGGTGGTGTATCCCGTAATGTTTACAGCCAATTCGATGTGAATCAGAAGGGGGCCATTCTCAATAATTCGCGTAATCAGGTGCAGACACAGCAAGGAGGCTGGGTGGCTGGCAACCCGTGGCTGGCTAAAGGTGAAGCGAAGGTCATTCTGAACGAAGTTAATTCGCGCGATCCCAGTAAATTGAACGGTTATATCGAAGTTGCCGGGAAGAAAGCACAGGTGGTGATTGCGAACCCGTCGGGCATCACTTGTGATGGCTGTGGCTTTATCAATGCTAATCGCGCGACGCTGACGACCGGTCAGGCGATGATGGAAAATGGCCAACTGAAAGGCTATCAGGTTGAAAAAGGCCACATTCGTGTACAAGGCTCGGGGATGGATTCAAGCCGTCAGGACTACACCGACCTGATCGCGCAGAGTGTGGAAATCAACGCCGGACTATGGGCGAACGATTTGAAAGTGACGGCAGGACGAAACACGGTCGACGCTGAACAGCAGAAAATCGAAAAAGCATCGACGAGCTCCGGGTCAACGGAACGAACCCAGCCGACGCTGGCGGTCGATGTGGCACAGCTTGGCGGCATGTACGCGGGCAAAATTCAGCTTATTGGTACCGAGCAGGGCGTTGGGGTGCGCAACGCCGGTACGATTGGCGCACAGGCGGGCAGTGTGACGCTCTCTGCTGACGGCCGTATTGAGAACAGCGGTAGCATTAATGCCACACAGGATGTACGACTGGCGGGACGCGAACTGGAGAATAGCGGCAAAGTTTATGCCCAGCGGGATGTTGCGGTCAGCACACAACAGCAAACGGCTAACCGTGGCGTGCTGGCTGCGCAACGCAATGCGACCGTGCAAGCGGCAAACATTAGCAACCAGAAAGGCGCAGTGCTAGGGGCGGGAATCAACAGCGATGGCTCGGTGGCACAAAACGGCAATCTGTCGTTAAACGCGAGCCAGCGGACGGATGCCAATGGTCAGCAACTGGCAGGCGGCTCATTGACGATTGCAGCAACCGAGGTGAACACAGACGGCAGCCAGACGCAGGCAACGGATGTTACGCTCAACGCCACCAACGGTTCGGTTTCCAGCCGTAAGGCGAAAATCAGTGCGGATAACACTCTCAAGGTGACGGCGACGAAAGCCGTCAACAATACCGACGGCACGCTGATTGCAGGGAAAAAGCTGGATGTGCAGGCTGAGAGCCTGAGCGGTGATGGACAATTGTTGTCGCTGGGCGATATGTCATTGACTGCCACGCAGCCATTCGACAACCAGAGTGATGTGATCGCGAACGGCAAACTCGACCTTACGGTCGTGGGCGACGTTATCAATCGCCAAAAAATCCAATCTGGCAGCGAGCTGACGCTGACGGCGGCGCGCCTCGATAATCAGGCCAGCGGTGAAATTAGCAGTCAGAAGACCCTGTTGGCGCTCTCGGATTCAGTGACCAACCGTGGCCTGATCGATGCGAGTCGAACCCGTATTGATGCGGGCACGTTGAACAATATTGGCAGTGGTCGCGTCTATGGCGACTGGATTAGCCTGCAAGCACAGACGCTGAACAACCTCAATGAAGCGGGCTCTGGGGCAACGATCGCCGCCCGCCAACGTTTGGATCTGGGTGTCGGTACGCTCAATAATCGCCAGCACGGCCTGATTTACAGTGACGGTGTTATGGCATTGGGGCGTAATCTTGATGCAGAAGGCATGGCAATAGGTCAGGCTGAGGCGATCAATAACCACAGCGCTACCATTGAGTCCATCGGTGATATGGCGTTATCCGCCAGCCAGATTAATAACATTAACGATAATCTGGTGACGGAAATCGTTACCAGCGCGACCCAAATCGATGAAGCCGTGCTGCGTGGACATACCACGCGCTACAACTGGAATGACATCCGCCGGACACGTAATAAGTACGGCGTGAACACCGCGCATATGCCGGATGGATACGCTGACGATAATTTCTATCGCTACACCTACACCCGTACTGTCAATGAAACACGAGTGAAAGAGAGCGATCCGGGGCAGATTCTATCCGGTAGCAATTTGTATATTACTGCGGCGCGGATGACCAACAGCGATAGCCGGGTGATTGCGGCAGGCCTGTTGATTGACGGTGTGAAAGAACTGAGCAATCTGGCGACACCGGGCGAACGTACGACAACTGACCTTGGGCGTCAGGAACGTTGGTATGCCAAGAAGAAAAAGAACTGGCGCGGCGTTACGCGAACGTCTCAGGGCATTGACGGTAATAGCTATGCACCCGCTGCTAACGTCGAAAAAATCGACTTGAACGTGCATGCCTGGCGTGAGCAGGCTTCGTTCAACGGGGCGGGCTATGCGGTGACGGCGCTGCGTGCAGGTGACATCGGCCGGCATGTCGGTACGCCGACGGCAACGCTTCCGTCCAGTAGCTTGTTTACCCTACAACCTGCCGCAGAGAGCCGTTATCTGGTGGAAACGGATGCGCGTTTTACTAATCAGAAACAGTGGCTTAGCTCTGATTACATGCTGCAAGCCTTCAGTGCCGAAGGCCAGAATAAACGGCTGGGCGATGGCTTTTATGAACAGCGGGAAGTCAGTGAGCAAATTGCGCAATTAACCGGACAACGCTATCTGGCGGGTTATAACAGTGATGAGGTGCAGTACAAGGCCTTGATGGATGCAGGTATCGCATTCGGACAGCAATTCTCACTGACGCCAGGTATCGCTCTGACGCAGGAACAGATGGCGCTACTCACCACCGACATGGTCTGGATGGTGAACAAATCGGTGACCCTACCAGACGGCTCTTCACAAACAGTGTTCGTCCCACAGGTTTACACCAAAGTTCGTTCAAACGAGCAAATCGGCGCGGGTAGCCTTCTGGCGGGGAATACGATCTCTGTTGGGTTGGCGGGTGGCATGCTGAACAGCGGGAGGATTGCCGCGCGGGATACCCTGTTTATCTCTTCGGATGCGTTGGACAATCAGGGTGGTTCGCTACTGGGTAAACAGGTACAGCTACAGGTTCGCAACGATCTGAATAACGTCGGTGGTGTCATTCAGGCCGAAGACAAACTGACCGCACTGGCGGGCGGTAATATCAACAGCACCAGCACGTTGAGCGGCGGGGAAGATAACCGCATTCTGGATCGCGTCGCGGGCATGTACGTCCAGAATGATAAGGGCAAACTGACGCTGGCGGCGGGTAAAGACATCAACCTGACCGGCAGTCAGGTGATTAACTCGGGAGCGGACAGCGCCACGCTGATCAGCGCGGGTAACAATCTGAATCTGGCGACGCTGACGACCACAGAAACGTTGAACAGCGACTGGGATAGCAATAATTATCGCCATTATCAGGCGCGTGAAGACATCGGTAGCGAGATTGCCGCCAATGGCCAAATAGCATTACGTGCGGGGCAAAACCTGAATGCGACGGCGGCATCCGTCACCGCGCAACAGGGGCTACAGGTTCAGGCGGGGAACGACATTAACCTGACCAGTGGCGAGTCATCTTATACGTTGACGGAGCACAGTAAGCAAAGCAGCCGTGGATTGCTCTCCGCCCAGTCCAGCGAGCGTCATGACAGCATTCAGCATCAATCGGCGGTAGGGAGTTCGTTCAGCGGCGAGACGGTGGCGATCGCAGCAGGTCACAACGTGCAGATCGCAGGCAGCTCAGTGGCGGGGACGCAGGATGTCAGTATTACCGCCGGACGTGATATTACCGTGACCACGGCGCAAGAGAATCATCAGGAAACGCATCTAAAGGAAGAGAAGAAATCCGGTCTGATGGGCAGCGGTGGCATTGGATTTACCATTGGTCAGGCTAGTCAGAAAAGCACGACTGACACCGATGGTATGAGTGAAAAATCCAGCATTATTGGCAGTGAAAAGGGCAACACGACGCTACTGGCAGGTAATGGGCTGACCGTGAAAGGTAGTGACGTTGTCGCCGGACAGGATTTAACGCTGCAAGGTAAAACGGTAGACGTGCTGGCGGCGGAGAACAGCCAGACTCAGCGCCAGACCTATGAGCAGAAACAGAGTGGGCTGACGCTGGCGCTCAGCGGCACGGTAGGCGGTATGGTGAATTCGGCCGTACAAACGGCGCAGACGGCCAAAGCGACGGAAGACGAGCGTCTTCAGGCTTTACAGGGTGTGAAAGCGACGCTGAGCGGTGTACAGGCAGGGCAGGCAGCCTATCTGGCGGCGTTGCAGGGTAAAGACGACCCCAATAATAATAATGTGGTGGGCGTCAGTGTCTCGCTGGGAAGCCAGTCCTCGAAATCTGAACAGACGGTCGAACAACGTACCGCACAAGGTAGCAGCCTGAATGCCGGAAGGAATTTGTCTTTGAGAGCAACCGGTGACGATATTCGGGTTCAGGGAGGTGAGTTGCGCGCGGGCCAAGACGTGACGCTGGATGCCGCACGCGATATTCACCTGCTGTCCGCCCAGAACAGCCAGCACACGGAAGGGAGCAACAAGAGCAAAGGGGGCAGCATTGGCCTGAGTCTTGGCGCGGGCAGCGGCGGTTTTAGCCTGAGCGTGAATGCCAGTATGAATAAAGCGAAAGGGAGTGAGCTGGGCGAAGGACTGAGCCACACTGAAACACTGCTGGATGCCGGGCGTCAGGTACGTACAAACAGCGGCCGGGATACCACGTTGCAGGGTGCACAGGTCAGCGGGCAGCAGATTACGGCACGAGTGGGACGCGACTTGCTGTTACGCAGCGAGCAGGACAGCGATGTTTACGACAGCAAACAGCAGAGCATGAGTGCGGGCGTCAGCATCCCGATTTATGGGGCGGGAACCGCTTCAGCCAGCTTCAGTATGAGCAAGGACAAAATGCACAGCGACTACCGCAGTGTGCAGGAGCAGACGGGACTGTTTGCCGGACAGGGGGGCTACGATGTGCAGGTGGGCAACCATACACAGCTTGACGGCGCAGTGATAGGTTCTACGGCAGAGGCAGCGAAAAACCGACTGGAAACCGGGACGCTGGGCTTTAGCGATATTGAGAATAAAGCCGAATTTGATGTCTCGCACAGCGGCGTCGGTATCAGTACTGGCGGGCCGGTGGGTATGCAGATGCTCAGCAATCTGGCATCCAACTCCCTGATCAGCGGCAATAATGATGGCAATGCCGCGAGCACAACGCGCGCGGCGATCAGCGAGGGGCAGTTGGTCATCCGCGATGAGGCCAACCAGCGTCAGGATGTCGCACAGTTGAGCCGTGATGTTGAACACGCGAACCAGACGCTGAGTCCGATCTTTGACAAAGAGAAAGAACAGAAGCGTTTGCAACAGATGCAGGTGGTTGCAGAAATCAGCAATCAGGTCATCGACATTGCCGGTATGCACGGGGCAATCATTGCCACGAAAGCGGCGAAGGCAGAAGCGGAAGCGAAGGTGGCAGGTCTTTCTGCTGCTGATAGGCTGGCGGCTAGAGACGCCCTTGCGACAGGCGACAACTCGAATCTGACGCCGACAGAGGCAGATATTCAGAAATATGTTTATCAGACGTCGTATGACAACGCCTATACTCAGGCGTTGAACCGTTCCGGATTTGGCACCGGTGGCGCGATTCGTCAGGGCATCATGGCGGTTTCGGCGGCAGTACAGGGGCTGGCCGGTGGTAACGTTGCGCAGGCGATAGCGGGAGCGGCGGCACCGTATCTGGCGACAGAAATCAAGAAAGCCACGACGGACGCAAAAGGTAACGTAAATATCGCTGCCAATGCGGTAGCGCACGCGGTGCTGGGTGGTATTGTGGCAGAAGCCAGCGGCAACAGTGTGCTAGCAGGTGCGGCAGGTGCCGCGACAGGTGAGTTGGCGGCGCGAGTGATTGCTGACAGGCTGTATCCGGGTAAAGCCATCTCGGAAATGACGGAAAGTGAAAAGCAGACGGTCACCACGCTCTCGCTTCTGGCGGGCGGTCTGGCGGCCGGCACAGCGGGCGACTCGACGAGCAACGCGGTAGCGGGTGCGCAGGCAGGCCGAAATGCGGTGGAGAATAATCTTTTTGGTTTTGACTCAAAGAGCACGCCACAGGGGCTAAGAGATTTTGGGCAGTCGGCAACGTCGTTGTACACCAATACCAACCTGACGGATGAAAACGGTAATGTTCTTAATCCGATAACAGAAGAAGAACGGCAGTATGCGATGCACAGGTTAGTGACGGGTGTCATGCCGGAAGGGCAGGATATCTCGAAAGCCATCGTGAATGGATATACGAATGGTGTGTTGATTGCAGGTGCGTGGTATCTGGGGCCAGCGGCTGCGTTAGGAAAAGTGGTGGTCGGTTCTGCTCTGAGCGGCGGTGCGAATGCTGCCTATCAATGGTATGACCTGAGCCAGCCGAAAAATATAAATAAGACTTATGATTATTGGAGTACCACTGCTGCGTTAGTTACTGGTGGACTGGCTCCGGGGCGTGATATTTTACCGAACGTCGGTATAGCAATGGGAAGCGCGGTATTTACGGATGGACCGGATAAAGGTGCAGTTATTGGCGCAGGCGTAGGAGCATGGGGTGGGGGCTTAGTGGGTAAATATGCGCCTGGTTTACTTAGACCTGTCCTTGGTCCTTCTGCGGGTTTCATTGGGGATACTACTGGTTCAGTTAGTGGAGAAATTATCGGTAACAAACTCAAAGATAAAGTGAATGAAAGGAAATAAAATAATGGCGAAAATTGAAAAACAGCCAAAAATAACCTTAGCTAAATTATTTCTAGGAGTTATTTATTTAACAGTCTGTACTTTCGTTTTTTTGTTAGCTGTTGGTGCTTTTATTGACATTATTTTTGATGGGAGCTTTAGTTTTACTTCTAAATGGATAATTGATGTTGGTGTAGGAAGCATTATCGCTGGTGTGGCATCGGGGCTGGGTTCATGGATCTTTGCAAAAATAGATGAACATAAAGTTCGTAAATCAAAGCATTTTGAACCATAAGCTCAAATTAATAAAACAAAAATCCCGGCTCCTAAAAAGGCCGGGATTTTTGTTATCTGTCATTCAGCCACAATACGCATCAACAGTTGACCGTGCTCAACGGTAACTGTCACCGCCGTATCCGTCTCAAATCCTGCGGCTTCGAGCCAGTTGCCGGTAAGGTGCAGGCTGGGGCTGCGGCTGTAATAGCGCGTCATATCGTTGCGGTCGGCGTGACGACGGCTGACATAGCCGACCTTCAGGTGTCGCCTGAAACAGATGCAGGTGGTTGCAGAAATCAGCAATCAGGTCATCGACATTGCCGGTATGCACGGGGCAATCATTGCCACGAAAGCGGCGAAGGCAGAAGCGGAAGCGAAGGTGGCAGGTCTTTCTGCTGCTGATAGGCTGGCGGCTAGAGACGCCCTTGCGACAGGCGACAACTCGAATCTGACGCCGACAGAGGCAGATATTCAGAAATATGTTTATCAGACGTCGTATGACAACGCCTATACTCAGGCGTTGAACCGTTCCGGATTTGGCACCGGTGGCGCGATTCGTCAGGGCATCATGGCGGTTTCGGCGGCAGTACAGGGGCTGGCTGGTGGTAACGTTGCGCAGGCGATAGCGGGAGCGGCGGCACCGTATCTGGCGACAGAAATCAAGAAAGCCACGACGGACGCAAAAGGTAACGTAAATATCGCTGCCAATGCGGTAGCGCACGCGGTGCTGGGTGGCATTGTGGCAGAAGCCAGCGGCAACAGTGCGCTAGCGGGTGCAGCGGGTGCCGCGACGGGTGAGTTGGCGGCGCGAGTGATTGCTGACAGGCTGTATCCGGGTAAAGCCATCTCGGAAATGACGGAAAGTGAAAAGCAGACGGTCACCACGCTCTCGCTGCTGGCGGGCGGTCTGGCAGCGGGCACGGCAGGCGACTCGACGAGCAACGCGGTAGCGGGTGCGCAGGCAGGCCGAAATGCGGTTGAGAATAACTTCCTGAGTGTGTCGGAGAAATCAGAACTTGAGATAGCGAAGCAAAAACTCCGCAACAGCAAAGACCCGGCAGAGCGTGAGCAGGCCCAGCAGAAGTACGACGCACTGATGGAAAAAGATATCTCCAGCGACAAGGAAGTGATTGATGCGTGTGGCAATGGCAATGCTGGGAGCGGGGCCTGTGCGAGTGCAAGACTGAACGTTATTGCGACCAAGGGGGAATACGAAACTGGCCAGTACAATAATAAAGTCAGTGACATGTATCCTGATGCTTACGGTCAGATAATAAACCTGCTGAATATCACCAGCGTTGATGCACAGAGCCAGCAGCA
The genomic region above belongs to Pectobacterium colocasium and contains:
- a CDS encoding ShlB/FhaC/HecB family hemolysin secretion/activation protein is translated as MANAATPAELQQLEQRQINQQQINQQERQRAQERQLAPQVPDVRLQEPGAFLTKLHFPVEMTPCFPIKKVELQGTEDFPSWLPLQRLADQAVNQCVGGKGINLLMSALQNRLVNHGYVTARVLAPSQDLKSGTLKLVVMAGKVGNITLSPDSDRYIQLYSALPVREGKLLDLRDIEQGLENLQRVPTAQADMQLVPGEKPGESDIVVSYKQAKHWRLGASVDDSGTKSTGRYQGGLTLFLDNPFSLSDTLYLYGGHDLQGLGSKGSKSYVAHYSVPFGYWQAGMTASGYDYHQTIAGLNENYTYSGESESLNFQLSRVLHRSGSQKTSVSYEVMTRESRNFINDTEIEVQRRQTAGWRLGLQHRHYISQATLDAAVSYQRGTRWFGAQPIPEEANDEGTGLSKIIQFSSELDVPFAVFDEAFRYNVQYRRQLANTRLTAQDQFSIGNRWTVRGFDGELTLSADDGWLVRNELAWRTPLQNQELYLGVDYGEISNNSKDTLIGNHLAGGVIGVRGNVLNTGYDLFAGIPLSKPDGFETSPAVFGFSLNWQY
- a CDS encoding cytidine deaminase-like fold-containing protein; this encodes MVAEISNQVIDIAGMHGAIIATKAAKAEAEAKVAGLSAADRLAARDALATGDNSNLTPTEADIQKYVYQTSYDNAYTQALNRSGFGTGGAIRQGIMAVSAAVQGLAGGNVAQAIAGAAAPYLATEIKKATTDAKGNVNIAANAVAHAVLGGIVAEASGNSALAGAAGAATGELAARVIADRLYPGKAISEMTESEKQTVTTLSLLAGGLAAGTAGDSTSNAVAGAQAGRNAVENNFLSVSEKSELEIAKQKLRNSKDPAEREQAQQKYDALMEKDISSDKEVIDACGNGNAGSGACASARLNVIATKGEYETGQYNNKVSDMYPDAYGQIINLLNITSVDAQSQQQVKDAMVNYAMVQLGIKDKAAAEAYIETYDGMKIVAASVAPVLGKAAAKQWSKIVDANLKVVAKGNVDGVKFSDTNQGVRPSQLADFNKPTLINDVVQAKIDKRPDKNYPNGNMGTAHAEVGVIQQAYEKGMTKGKDMLMSVSGQDVCSFCLTDVKLMAEKSGLKSLTLFEESTGRTLYWESGTKGFRIKGANDE
- a CDS encoding hemagglutinin repeat-containing protein produces the protein MNKHLYRIVFNRARGVLMVVSELCRGCVKDSASSGLGPTLSQITGRLSPLTFLLLGVMGFVTLVPAVQANIVADGNAPGNQKPTILQTANGTPQVNIQTPSAGGVSRNVYSQFDVNQKGAILNNSRNQVQTQQGGWVAGNPWLAKGEAKVILNEVNSRDPSKLNGYIEVAGKKAQVVIANPSGITCDGCGFINANRATLTTGQAMMENGQLKGYQVEKGHIRVQGSGMDSSRQDYTDLIAQSVEINAGLWANDLKVTAGRNTVDAEQQKIEKASTSSGSTERTQPTLAVDVAQLGGMYAGKIQLIGTEQGVGVRNAGTIGAQAGSVTLSADGRIENSGSINATQDVRLAGRELENSGKVYAQRDVAVSTQQQTANRGVLAAQRNATVQAANISNQKGAVLGAGINSDGSVAQNGNLSLNASQRTDANGQQLAGGSLTIAATEVNTDGSQTQATDVTLNATNGSVSSRKAKISADNTLKVTATKAVNNTDGTLIAGKKLDVQAESLSGDGQLLSLGDMSLTATQPFDNQSDVIANGKLDLTVVGDVINRQKIQSGSELTLTAARLDNQASGEISSQKTLLALSDSVTNRGLIDASRTRIDAGTLNNIGSGRVYGDWISLQAQTLNNLNEAGSGATIAARQRLDLGVGTLNNRQHGLIYSDGVMALGRNLDAEGMAIGQAEAINNHSATIESIGDMALSASQINNINDNLVTEIVTSATQIDEAVLRGHTTRYNWNDIRRTRNKYGVNTAHMPDGYADDNFYRYTYTRTVNETRVKESDPGQILSGSNLYITAARMTNSDSRVIAAGLLIDGVKELSNLATPGERTTTDLGRQERWYAKKKKNWRGVTRTSQGIDGNSYAPAANVEKIDLNVHAWREQASFNGAGYAVTALRAGDIGRHVGTPTATLPSSSLFTLQPAAESRYLVETDARFTNQKQWLSSDYMLQAFSAEGQNKRLGDGFYEQREVSEQIAQLTGQRYLAGYNSDEVQYKALMDAGIAFGQQFSLTPGIALTQEQMALLTTDMVWMVNKSVTLPDGSSQTVFVPQVYTKVRSNEQIGAGSLLAGNTISVGLAGGMLNSGRIAARDTLFISSDALDNQGGSLLGKQVQLQVRNDLNNVGGVIQAEDKLTALAGGNINSTSTLSGGEDNRILDRVAGMYVQNDKGKLTLAAGKDINLTGSQVINSGADSATLISAGNNLNLATLTTTETLNSDWDSNNYRHYQAREDIGSEIAANGQIALRAGQNLNATAASVTAQQGLQVQAGNDINLTSGESSYTLTEHSKQSSRGLLSAQSSERHDSIQHQSAVGSSFSGETVAIAAGHNVQIAGSSVAGTQDVSITAGRDITVTTAQENHQETHLKEEKKSGLMGSGGIGFTIGQASQKSTTDTDGMSEKSSIIGSEKGNTTLLAGNGLTVKGSDVVAGQDLTLQGKTVDVLAAENSQTQRQTYEQKQSGLTLALSGTVGGMVNSAVQTAQTAKATEDERLQALQGVKATLSGVQAGQAAYLAALQGKDDPNNNNVVGVSVSLGSQSSKSEQTVEQRTAQGSSLNAGRNLSLRATGDDIRVQGGELRAGQDVTLDAARDIHLLSAQNSQHTEGSNKSKGGSIGLSLGAGSGGFSLSVNASMNKAKGSELGEGLSHTETLLDAGRQVRTNSGRDTTLQGAQVSGQQITARVGRDLLLRSEQDSDVYDSKQQSMSAGVSIPIYGAGTASASFSMSKDKMHSDYRSVQEQTGLFAGQGGYDVQVGNHTQLDGAVIGSTAEAAKNRLETGTLGFSDIENKAEFDVSHSGVGISTGGPVGMQMLSNLASNSLISGNNDGNAASTTRAAISEGQLVIRDEANQRQDVAQLSRDVEHANQTLSPIFDKEKEQKRLQQMQVVAEISNQVIDIAGMHGAIIATKAAKAEAEAKVAGLSAADRLAARDALATGDNSNLTPTEADIQKYVYQTSYDNAYTQALNRSGFGTGGAIRQGIMAVSAAVQGLAGGNVAQAIAGAAAPYLATEIKKATTDAKGNVNIAANAVAHAVLGGIVAEASGNSVLAGAAGAATGELAARVIADRLYPGKAISEMTESEKQTVTTLSLLAGGLAAGTAGDSTSNAVAGAQAGRNAVENNLFGFDSKSTPQGLRDFGQSATSLYTNTNLTDENGNVLNPITEEERQYAMHRLVTGVMPEGQDISKAIVNGYTNGVLIAGAWYLGPAAALGKVVVGSALSGGANAAYQWYDLSQPKNINKTYDYWSTTAALVTGGLAPGRDILPNVGIAMGSAVFTDGPDKGAVIGAGVGAWGGGLVGKYAPGLLRPVLGPSAGFIGDTTGSVSGEIIGNKLKDKVNERK
- a CDS encoding SymE family type I addiction module toxin, which encodes MLISATTCICFRRHLKVGYVSRRHADRNDMTRYYSRSPSLHLTGNWLEAAGFETDTAVTVTVEHGQLLMRIVAE